The sequence ttttagtcagtgtatgcttaatttctgactggtccttttccatttttttggcattctcactaagttccttgaaggtctcactaagttcctcggaggtttctagaagattcttgagtaaccttataactgtggttttgaactctatatccagtattttgctttcatccatttctttcatttgtgacatctttctttgtctccgcattttggctgcttccctgtgtttgtttctatgtattgggtagctgctaagtctccttgagttgatagagtggccttgtgtggtaggtgccctatagggcccagtggctcagcttccccagtcacctgaggtggacactcttggtacacccctttgtgggctgtgtgcacagtcttgttgtagttaagccttgattgctattgctatcactgggaggaattgacctccaggccaattggctgtgaggaccagctgtatctacaatggaagaactactgtgcaggagacatccttatggggcaggacttgcttcagtgggctttggtgctcactgagtctgccccttgagtgtgtcacttatggatgtgaagagttgtaatctggtatggtctcacactgaccactgggaacactggctcttggatctccaaggaggtgcaaagtcagccactgcctggggccgcccagcaggagctacagagagaactacagattcctcctctttgtattagGTTTGAAAATGCCCAGATAAGGCCCAGCTGtgtagcaaggcaggctgctgctgctgctgcctgtttgacaggttttaggctaaGAAAGGACAAGCCATTAAtgtgcaaaagcctctgcacacagcttgggtggggttgtaaattgggtggtgTGGGGTCTCAGGTAATCTcctgggcagagcaaacagcaatagctgccagtcagccctgcaccagagaagTCCCAGCGCCGGAAAAATGACCGCTGCGAGCACCTCCgtctgaaagaaagctgccctcccattcctgtcctgatgccagacagtccagtttctccctgtatgtgtctgggtcccccagagtctttcccggaactggagttcagagcaagtgggagcttgtatctccctcccgattaaaaaagcagcacacccggGTGCCAGCCCGTTttgtgcctccgcacctcctaccagtctcgatgcgctttcttctttacctctagttgtagaacttctactcagccagctttcctgcgattctggatgatagttgttttgtcttttagttgtaattttgatgtggttgtgagaggcagcaagtataggtgtttacctatgctgccatcttggttctctctccaTCTGTTTTTCAGTCAAGAgtatctttgtgtgttttttccccataaAACATCACAAATTTATTATTGCACACTATGTAGTTGAAAGTCTGGACACAGTATAACTGGAttttctgctcagggtctcattCGGCAAAATCAAGATGTCAGTCAGAGGTGCCATAGTGGTCTGGGTCTCAGAGCTCTGTGGTTATTggtagaattcagttccttgtgatTGTAGAACTGTGGTCCTCATTGTCTAGTTAACTGTCAGTCAGGGACTGCTCTCAGTTTCTAGAGTTGGCTCTTGGATCCTGGCCCCCTCCATCTCACCAACAGAGAACCTCCCTTGTATAAAATCTCTCTCACTTTTAAATGTCTCTGACTTCTTTTCCAGTTAGCGTATCTTTATATCATTTCCCATCGACTTTATtggagtactagaggcccggtgcactcaattcgtgcacgggggggggggggggggcgggagcaggggtgtccctctgcccagcctgcaccctctccaatctgggacaccttgagggcagtcagacatccccctcacaatccaggattgctggctcccaaccgctcgcctgcctgcctgcctaattgtccctaaccacttctgcctgtcagcctgatcaccccctaaccattcccctgccagcctgattgatgcctaactgctcccctgctggcccgattgcccctaactgccctcccctgccagcctggttgcccctaactgccctcccctgctggcccggtcacccccaactgccctcccctgcaggcccggtcacccccaactgccctcccctgcaggcccggtcccccccaactgcccttccatgcaggcctggttccccccaactgccctcccctggttactcccaactgcctcccctgcaggcctgattcccccctaactgccctcccctcccggcctggtcctccccaactgccctcccctgccggcgtgattcccccccaacagccctcccctgccagcccggtcccccccaactgccctcccctgcaggcctggtcacccctaactgcctcccctgctggccatcttgttgtggccatcttgtgtccacattggggcagccatcttgtgctttggagtgacagtcaatttgtatagtactcttttattagataggatagttaactgattaaaattgtatatatttaaggtgggCAGCCTGattatttgatatacatatacattgtgaaatattCACCACATTCAAGCTACTTAACAAATACATCATCTCACATAgttgccattttctttcttttgttgtcaGATGGATTTCTTGACATGTTTATTagtacactaggggcccagtgcacgaatttgtgcaccttgaaaggaactatgggccacgaggctgcggtaggcacagggttGGGTCTCCGCCCATCCTCCttgccctcccagccccccctcccagcccctgatcccctgtctgccagcagccccgttCCCaccactggccccactcgcacccactgatggctcAGAACAGTTGGGTCCAGCGcgagcagcaggtgcgagcagggccggcgctgtcagcgggtgcgagcggtggctgctaccccaatcgcccctcaggagcaggaggaggtgacgaagccctcaggggcagtcaGGGCCAGCAGCGGGTGCTAGTGGCACCTCCAGCCCCGGCTGCGGGTGCGAGCTTCGGCTCCAGCGCCGTCAGTGTGTGCGAGCAATGGTtgttggccctgattgcccctcaggagcagggggaggtggagaagccctgaagggcgatcagggctggcagccaccgctcacacctgctgatggtgctgagcgatcggggccagcgctcagcagcaggtgcaaggggGTACAagggggccagcgccagcagcaggtatgagcaccaggcaggaccggggcacgggagcaaagaattttcagtaaacaccagaggctcgccccgatgacagtgactggatCCCCactttggtctggcgcccctgctcacctgctccaccatcccaccacggccggcactccctggtggtcagcgcacatcatagctaccagttgtttggttgttcctctgttcggtctatttgcatattagggttttatagatagatagatagatagatagatagatagatagatagatagatagatagattaccATTTCACCACCATATAAAAGGAAAGACTTAACCATTGTTCAGTAATCTCTTCACTTATTTACAGTTCAGTTTGGCGAACTTAGTGCAGTTACCATTGGTTCCAGAAGCAGCCAGTATGCAATATTAAAGTGTCTATAGATTATCATAGGTATAGCCAACCCTGGGTGAGTGATCTGGATCATTAAAGAAGCTAGAAACCTTATCCCAATCAAGTAGTAGCAAAAGAACTTAACCTTAGCCAGATTGTTTCATAGAACACTTCtttctggaaaacaaaaaaagatctgCTGATTAGGgctttctttttccaatttatatatgtttgattttaaaagaaattgatcAGATTTTAGTTCAGTGTTTATCCATTGTTATAATCTGAGCCTTACTAAGCTTCCCATAACTTTCATTTTATCTGAATAACTTCCGCAAaaaatttgtaatttgttttaaaaacaagacaTTTAGTAGGACTGCATCCTGTTGTGTTCCCTGAGGGTTCCTTGTACCTCCCAATCTATGTCAAGATCCTGACTTAACTCCAATCTTGTCATAGTCAGCATTAGAATAAACTGACAGTTTATTCAGATATTTTCAACAGAGGCGCCATTCATTTGAGTGACTTCCTCCCAAAGGGAACACTTTGAAAGGTAATACTCATTTAGCTTAGTGAAGGTGTTTTGAGGGTGTCTTTACTTTATAATCACACCTTATatactgtcttttaaaattatttctgacaGTTGTAATTCATTGTTATaaggtaaagtatatgatttatGGCCTTGCTAGAAATGTGGTTTATAGACTCCAAATCATTGTCATCACTTTACTGGAAGCCTTTGGCTCCCTGTGGCATGTTCTTATAGAAGCAATGTCAAATGTTTGTTTTCGTGTTTATGCTCCTATCCTGGATTGGAAAATGGAGACCTtctctttttcatctttgtatccaCTGTACCTGGTGTTCTACAGCTATATAGGCTGCTTAATGAATGAATTGGAGCTGGTGTACAGGAAAGACTGAACTTTGTCCTCACGTAGGTCAGACTCCCATTTTCATAAACTGTTCGATGATTCTTGCTCTGTAAGAatggataaaataataatgagtAGAAGTTATTTTGGATAGCATTGTTTAAAGTTTATTTCAGTGACAACTTActaaagcttttaaaaagtttacaaGTATACATTTTGGCTTATCATATGTTTGACCTAATTCTATTTGTGTCATCTTGTTTAATTTCTATAAACTATTCTCAAGGGAAGTCCATAGAGGAGGAAATATGAATGGCTTACCTAATGAAATGTGCCggccactgattttttttcacatgtatTCAAACTAaccagataaaaataatttagtgacAGCAATTAAATATCTAAGCATATTATGCTTAGTTGTGAAGTAAAGTAACGATTCtgcatttgaaatttttaacCTGTGCCTTATTAGTAAAAGAATTACAAGTTAAGCAGTAAATTTTCTCTGAGAAAATGTGGACAGAGCATCTGCGTATATTataattctgaattttttttacaGTGTGAGCTATGAAAGAACTGTTGgttggggaaaggaaggaaggtacTGGGACTTCTTAAAGTTTCTGTTAAATATAGTATGAGTACCAttaaattgtcttttttattttctactagaggcccggtgcacgaaattcgtgcacggtggggagggggggtagtggggggtgttgtccctcagcccagcctgcagtctctccaatctgggacccctcaagggaccttcattttttccttcaagagtgtggtggaaaaaccctagattaccttcttggattcttataacccaaattaccaagaacactgcaattggtggcctacagggagcttagccaatgagttgtcagaaaaggcatttactctcaaaatagtttggctcagcggatagaccgtgggcctgcagactgaagggtcccaggtttgattcctattaagggcatataccttggttggaggcacatctccagtggggagtgtgcaggaggcagctaatcgatgtttctctctcattgatatttccaaccgtctatccctctcccctcttctctgtaaaaaaaaaaaaaaatcaaaaaaatttttaaaaaaggtgtatcctctgcagctcatgcagcccctaggttgtgtccactgggctaggggcgtgtccctgccacctggtgatggctgccagggtctccacacaccccagaggccagcagccatccccctgtggagggtgctaggcttggggcatggacacaatctgccacttggtgctggagcttggaaagcctctggggcgggatgggaacatccccgtctccaaatgccccaaggccagcagccagccccaccatgggccccaggctcgaggcttgcagggaccctgggcagcacgcagcggtggccgccagggtctcggcaaacccaggaggccagcagcagcccctggtcctgggcgcctggctgggggcgtggactcaaaccgccgctttgtgcaggagcctttgcaagaggcttggggaggccagcagccaaccttgaccatgggcctcaggcttggggcttgcagggaccccgggcagcacacagcagtggccgccagggtctcggcacagcccagaggccagcggcagcccctggtcctgggcgcctgactgggggcgtggccccaaaccacttgcaaaggctcctgtaCAAAGCAGCAGTTTggagccacgcccccagccaggcgctcaagctgggggcttgcagggacccccagcagcacacagcagtggccgccaaggtcttggcacaccccagaggccagaggcagcccccagtcctgggcgcctggctgggggcgtggccccaaaccgccgctttgtgcaggagcctttgcaagccgctggggcgGGGCGGAACATCCCCGCGTCGCTATAGTgcccgccaggttgcttggcgcctacacccataggctctgagtggccagggggcgctctgggacccctgcctctcaggacctaagcacaggcctacaggctaggagtggcctgggtctggaggatgtttcctggacccaggccgctcagcgcctgcatatgcaaattaaccaccatcttgttcgctctgattggctgtgggcatagcggaagtgcggtcaatttgcatgtttctctattataaggtaggatgagcTAGGTAATAAAGCTTCTTAGTAAAAGTTCAGATTTTGTACGCATTAAACCAAAGTTATTCGATCAAACATGagtttttgtccttttttgttgttattaattcttatccacagatatttttccattgatttttagagagagtgggagggagagaggtggagagagagaaccattgatgtgagagagagacatggattggttgcctccttcatgctccgactggggctgaggatcaaacctgcaacctaggtacatcgGCTTGACCAAaatagaacccatgacccttcggtgtgccagccaatgctctaacccagtggttctcaacctttctaatgccacgaccctttaatacagttcctcatgttgtggtgacccccaaccataaattttcgatcgtaatgtaaatatctgtgttttctgatggtcttaacaggttgagaaccgctgctgtagagcctaagaccatcggaaaacacagatatttacattacgattcattaacagtagcaaaattacagttacgaagtagcagcaaaaataattttatggttgggggtcaccacaacatgaggagctgtattaaaggatcgcggcattagaaaggttgagaaccactgctctaaccactgagaaacaccagccagggccaaacatgaatttttggaaataaatacttaaaagatCTGTGTCTCTTTCTGAGAATAGTTTAAGGAAATGTAGTTTCTTCCCCACCTTAGGTAAAAGACTTATTTGAGGTCCAACATCTGAAACTAACTTATTTACCCTCTTATTGATTAGGTTTCCCAGTCATtgatttgggttttgtttttatgattttatatgtTACCGTCCAGATTTGAATGATTTGAAGTCCAGAAATATCTGCTGGGATAAATATTCCTGTGTTTAATTCTGTAGTGTCTATCTTCAGGAGGAATAGGCAGAAGTTCAGATTCAAAGGGTTGCCAGGTTAGTAATTTGGCTCAAACTACATGGGGAGAATAATCTGTCTCCTAAAATGAAGCACAAGGATAAGTAATAACTTTTTATGCATGATAAGCATCAAAAATATGAACCTGctggtctttgcttttcatttttctttacctcTGTCTTTCAGTGAGAACCTCCTGCAGTGTGCACACAATGTGATCAATAACTCAATAACTTTTTTCATGCAGTAATTATCTCCATGTGATATTATCTGAGCactgtttttctttattactcAAAAGATGCAGGAGATATTTATATAACCAGCTGATCCCATTTCGGATAAAGGTGCTTCATGACAGCAGGAGAAATAGTCTATTTTAaatagccttttaaaataaatgttctgtgGAAAGCTTTTCTAGTTAATTTTCACTTAGCACAAAAAGGTGATTACCAAAAAGGTTTAGATCTATaacttgtatttatatattttacagtaTGATAGTCATTCTAACTTCTAATAAacacaatttaaattaaaatattaaactgtTTTACATAtccataatttttttctgatttctctaAATCACTTTAGACATTTACAGAGGTGTTAGCTAAACACATACgttttattatttctgcatgTCTCACAGATATTCTTATTATAGGCAGAGATCCTGCAAGAGTCCCGGATGATGATCCCAGATTGCCAGCGCAGGTTGGAAGCTGCATATACTGATCTTCTGCAGATATTAGTAAGTAAAGACTTCTCTgtcttttgtttaaattttttttcagcctaatatataaaaggccaaaatgttaaatatttttacactGAAAACTAGCTGGTGACATATTTTGTTCACTTACCCTGTGTaccagtatattttaaaataattaatggagTGTAAATTGTGTTTAAGTTATGCCTCCAGTAAAAGTACTATGTATAGTATGTTTATTCTGcttatttaaacttaaataaatatatttgacttaACATGTTAGGTATTCATGGTACTAATAATGTACCCCAGCATCTTGAATTATTTGGTTTTGATAcatgaatatctttttttaaacattgtttgAAATTTTAGAAGATCCAAATGTTTCAAATGAATTTGGACCATAATAAAAAGGATCTGGAATTCTTTCAGATTGAAACCTTAATTAATTTAAGTGGGAAAAAAAACCtataatacaggcagtcctctcATACTAACTTGGAGGTGGATAACACTATTAAACTTGCTTTATAAATGTCTTGTGATACAGTGGCAGAGtcattttataaacaattctatGAATAATTAAGTCATCTTATTTCCTTCCTAACAGAGATTAAAGTATAATACTGCATACAAGCCAGTTGTTACTATTGTTTGATGATAATTTGATGAATTCTAACATTTACTaatctcattttatatttatatttcttgagCTAATATTAATTACTAGCTACACAGCTGTCTCTTGACTCATAGTTGTTCTCTGAATAACAAAAATTATGTGAGGCTTTTTCAGGATGATCATATGTATTCTTTGAAAAAATGAGATTTGTTTTCTCACCAAATAGTATTAGGACTAAATCtgtagaaaaagagagagagaaatgttcacattttactttaattttgacATAGGGCATATTTACCTGTAGGAACCCTTTAAAGGCAGGATAACTTTCCTTAACAGCCAAAAATGaagctaagattttgaaataaaagtagATGAAAGCAGGAAATAATTACTCTATTAAAATATACCCAGAGACAGAAGCACCATCTGTATTTCCTAACAATTTAAATGACTTTTTTCTCTCATGAATCTAGTAGCTGAGAAAGTAATAGAAAatgcttggaaaaaaaaaagttttgtcctTGGAAGATGTATTTGTGGATATATTCAACAATATCTCTACCCTCAAAGAGCTTATATTTACTGAGAGAGAACAAAGACATGTTTAGATATAATATAGAGGTTTAAGGAATTCTGTGCTATACTAGTAGTCTGAATTAAGAAATTTTTActccttttgctttgttttatattaaataaacacACACTTTACTCCCTCTGCTCTGTAACTTGTATAGCTCCATCTTTTATTGACCTGACATGAATTACTGAccatagctttatttatttattaaaaaccaaGCAAAATTTCCTAAGCATAATAACTTAtgtaatattatttcatttattttttaccagTAAAGGTTTTCTGTATAAAGTATCAAGGAAAATTTTAGGCTTTATATATCAGAAAAGGAAAGATGTTAGTATTTTGTTTCCTTGTAGTAGGGTATATAATGCTCATTAATAAGCAGGCATTTCAGTTTTCTAATTCAAAGATTGTACTTAACTCTGGTGTGACACCATTAGTCTTTGTCACTGTGAATAGTTAGTTGAAgggttattttgttttaaattttattgtatatgtAACACGTTaataaatcatcatttttaacttttagtcCATGACTAATAATAATCCCTTTTGTATTGTGATGTgttaacaaagtaaaaataaaatttttaaaatttttcttaaatttttattcacttaatgtCAATAGCTTTACATGTTTTTCACTTATAATATGAGAATACACAGTGAGACCAAACCAAACCTATTTCCATTGTTACCTGTAAGAAAAGcttgggatcctttttcttttaatttttgagcTGTTTACATTGATGGTTTGTAATATTTGAGTAAAAACAAAGtactaaagttttaaaaagataaacttcctttcattatatttcatttcaGGAGAATGAAAAAGAATTGGAAGAAGCTGAGGAATATAAAGAAGCACGTTTAGTTCTGGATTCAGTGAAGTTAGAGGTCTGAAGCTTTTTTGTACAGGGTGCTTTTTTGCAATTAATCCTGGGATTCATTCCACAATTAATTAGTTTTGACCACTGCTGTGTGTTCAAGTAGGATGAGAATGTGATTCTTTTTATGCAgttgcttatatttttctttgcctAATTTAATGTGTCAAATAAATGAATTCGTctaataaaattgtttattttatacttttttacaaaatattttaattaacctTTCATTATTAAATCACAGACTTTTTTGACACAATTAAAATCTGTTCGGTTGGTTCATAAGCGTGGCTTGAGTTAAAAACAGGTATcggtaccattttatttttttagacaaaaatccaaaaaaagatttttttggaattttattatttttattcactgtTGTACCTATAATAACAATGCCTGGCAtagggaaaagaagtaaaaataatacatatttgaaaaataaataatacatatttggTGAATAAATGCATGAACTAACATCAGTATTGAGTCTTGATTTTCTTCCacataaaaatctaaattttaacaGTTTATTCTGAATAGGGTATATCTCcctaataagaaaagaaagaacctcTCTATGGATGAGGCCTCACATATTTATGCCTTCAAAGCCTAACAGtttcattattataaactaaCAGGAAACATTTAAATTTCTTCCAGAAAGACAAATTTACACAGAAAACACCAACCATTCAAATAAGATTCctatgaacaataaagaattgaattgtattttaaaggaataataaTTATTGCCCATTGGTTTTCTGGGAAATGTTTAATGGCTCTTCGAGGTGGGAGAGGAAACTCTCAGTTGTAGCTTTTGCTGATTTTTGTAGTATAAATTCCACCATGTGACTGATTTTAAGCTACTAACGTGACATCACTGAACACAGAGTTGGGAAGATAGGAGCCAGGTCCAAAATACACTGGCCATAGCTAAACctggattattttttattaattggaAAAGGGCATTGCTCTATcacaaggtgtttttttttcgtggtgttttttttttccagtactATTATAAGCCCATTACCTAACCATTggagtttattttctaaaaatatatgacaactcatttagttttcttctatttttagaaaatgtgtatGAGCTTATATCACAAGCCTAACATGAGCAGCTATCTAATGAAccaaaatagtaataatagcatttaaactttaataattgaaaaaataacaaaCTTGAATTTTTGCaactataaaatacataattagaGTATGGTTGGCCTGATTTTGGAAGTTGCAAATGATCACTAGAAATCAAAACATGTACTGGATATGTCAAAAAGATTAGAGAAGGGGAAAATAATACTGTTCTTTCCTAGTGCTATTTATAAAGGctacttttgttttaaaacacagaatgtaacattttaaaaatctttatatgtGCAGAAAATTACTTTATCAGAGAGTAACATACATGAGAAGCATTTCTAAATTGATGTCATCGTCTTAAAACATATTATATGCTATTTTAAAAGTACTTGAGTAGGGGCTAAGagtgaggaaataaaaattataattacaatataaaattttatactgAGGTGCAATATTAGAGATTTTATTACCAggagacttaaaaatattttgtaaatggaATTACTAATCACCAGGAcaggttggcttttttttttttttttttttttttggtatactTAGTTCTCCAAATATGATATCATTTAAAGAAAGCATTTGAggtgttttttaatgaaatgtaaaacatttcatttcaatCTTTTGCTaaatatataagtactagagg is a genomic window of Eptesicus fuscus isolate TK198812 chromosome 4, DD_ASM_mEF_20220401, whole genome shotgun sequence containing:
- the TBCA gene encoding tubulin-specific chaperone A — encoded protein: MADPRVRQIKIKTGVVKRLAKEKMMYEKEAKQQEEKIEKMKAEDSENYALKKQAEILQESRMMIPDCQRRLEAAYTDLLQILENEKELEEAEEYKEARLVLDSVKLEV